In one Arachis duranensis cultivar V14167 chromosome 9, aradu.V14167.gnm2.J7QH, whole genome shotgun sequence genomic region, the following are encoded:
- the LOC107465857 gene encoding uncharacterized protein LOC107465857 isoform X1 → MSMTQFAMVEELASLVKDNLHCKHLVLTMEETLVKFLQDDDTSSDGILELEPMNSYNRLLLHRLAEIFGFAHESVGEGDDRHLILEKCPDTSIPPILVSDILWGYDEPQSLITSHQILRREDPSPVLQTNRTSFPLSLEERKAAYLAARERIFCESLEEVKEPGGQKQRSVPVVAHRMIAHALGRRMNTENQNVLASDSTKDKMLMDELNARRENGAGPNPMENSEESIPQRRNSNSRIRNTSTYGGAALNKRDDQTLLDKDFPKSTQDGKQAPKLSKDCMKEEHIGAAKRMFAHALGVHSGTVPRSRDGETKKN, encoded by the exons gTTGAGGAATTGGCTTCTCTGGTCAAGGACAACCTTCATTGCAAGCATTTAGTGCTCACAATGGAAGAAACCTTGGTCAAGTTTCTTCAGGATGATGACACAAG TTCAGATGGGATCTTGGAATTGGAGCCAATGAACTCTTACAACCGTCTTCTTTTGCATCGCCTTGCTGAGATATTTGG GTTTGCACATGAGTCTGTTGGTGAAGGAGATGATCGCCATTTAATTCTTGAGAAATGTCCAGACACATCCAT ACCTCCAATCCTTGTAAGCGATATCCTATGGGGTTATGATGAACCCCAATCTTTAATTACATCACATCAAATATTAAGGAGAGAAGACCCCTCCCCAG TCTTACAAACAAACAGAACCTCCTTTCCCCTGTCACTGGAAGAGAGAAAAGCGGCTTATTTGGCTGCTCGGGAGAGAATTTTCTGTGAGAGTTTGGAAGAGGTAAAAGAGCCTGGTGGACAAAAGCAGCGAAGTGTGCCTGTGGTTGCCCACCGCATGATTGCACATGCATTAGGTCGAAGAATGAACACGGAGAATCAAAATGTCTTAGCTAGTGATAGTACAAAGGACAAAATGCTCATGGATGAATTGAATGCTCGGAGAGAGAATGGCGCAGGGCCCAATCCCATGGAGAACTCGGAAGAGTCAATACCTCAAAGAAGGAACTCAAACAGTAGAATAAGAAACACTAGCACTTATGGTGGAGCTGCACTTAATAAAAGGGATGATCAAACACTGCTGGACAAAGATTtccccaaatcaactcaagatgGAAAACAAGCACCTAAGTTGAGTAAAGACTGCATGAAGGAGGAGCACATAGGAGCTGCGAAGAGAATGTTTGCTCATGCATTGGGGGTGCACTCCGGGACAGTTCCTAGAAGTAGAGATGGAGAGACAAAGAAGAATTAA
- the LOC107465856 gene encoding protein PELOTA 1 isoform X1 — MKIVRKDLVRNGPGSVKMVAVDSDDLWYAYNLIAPGDSVMAVTVRKVLREAASGGREAERIKLKLEIKVEEVADYDKEGSMLRIRGKNILENEHVKIGAFHTLELELQRPFVLRKEVWDSYALEVLQQASDPGASADLAVVLMQEGLAHILLIGRSMTITRSRIETSIPRKHGPAIAGYESALNKFFENVLQAFLKHIDFNVVRCAVIASPGFTKDQFHRHLFLEAERRQLRPIIENKSRIILVHTTSGYKHSLKEVLDAPNVMNMIKDTKAAQEVRAMKDFYDMLSNDPARACYGVKHVEVANERLAVQTLLITDDLFRNSDIARRQKFVELVNSVKDSGGTVHVFSSLHVSGEQLAQISGIAAILRFPLPDLEDIEM; from the exons ATGAAGATCGTTCGGAAAGACCTCGTACGTAATGGACCTGGTAGCGTTAAG ATGGTGGCAGTAGATTCGGATGATCTATGGTATGCTTATAACTTGATCGCTCCAGGTGATTCTGTCATGGCGGTTACTGTTAG GAAGGTTCTTAGAGAAGCAGCTTCTGGTGGACGGGAAGCAGAACGGATCAAGCTCAAATTGGAAATTAAAGTTGAAGAG GTTGCAGATTATGACAAAGAAGGCTCTATGTTGCGAATTCGTGGAAAGAACATATTAGAGAATGAACATGTTAAG ATAGGAGCATTCCATACTTTGGAACTCGAGCTACAGCGACCATTTGTGCTTAGAAAG GAGGTTTGGGATTCTTATGCTTTGGAGGTACTGCAGCAGGCCTCTG ATCCCGGTGCAAGTGCTGATCTAGCCGTGGTTTTGATGCAAGAAGGACTAGCCCATATCCTACTTATTGGTAGAAG TATGACTATTACCCGTTCTCGGATAGAAACCTCAATTCCTCGCAAGCATGGACCTGCTATTGCTGGTTATGAGTCA GCTTTGAATAAGTTCTTCGAAAATGTTTTACAG GCTTTCTTGAAACATATAGATTTCAATGTGGTTCGCTGCGCTGTAATTGCAAGTCCAGGATTTACAAAG GATCAGTTTCATCGTCACTTATTTTTGGAGGCAGAAAGAAGACAGCTACGTCCTATTATTGAAAACAAGTCGAGGATTATTCTTGTGCACACAACCTCGGGATACAA GCATAGTTTAAAGGAGGTTCTTGATGCTCCAAATGTCATGAATATGATTAAAGATACTAAGGCAGCACAAGAG gTTCGAGCTATGAAGGATTTTTATGACATGCTTTCAAAT GATCCAGCCCGAGCTTGCTATGGAGTTAAACATGTTGAGGTTGCCAATGAACGACTAGCTGTGCAAACGCTTCTTATTACTGATGATCTTTTCAG GAATTCAGATATAGCAAGAAGACAAAAGTTTGTTGAGTTGGTCAACTCAGTTAAGGATTCAGGAGGCACTGTCCATGTATTTTCATCCTTGCATGTCTCTGGAGAAC AGCTAGCACAGATAAGTGGCATTGCTGCAATTCTTCGGTTTCCTCTGCCTGATCTTGAAGACATTGAAATGTGA
- the LOC107465857 gene encoding uncharacterized protein LOC107465857 isoform X2 — MMTQDGILELEPMNSYNRLLLHRLAEIFGFAHESVGEGDDRHLILEKCPDTSIPPILVSDILWGYDEPQSLITSHQILRREDPSPVLQTNRTSFPLSLEERKAAYLAARERIFCESLEEVKEPGGQKQRSVPVVAHRMIAHALGRRMNTENQNVLASDSTKDKMLMDELNARRENGAGPNPMENSEESIPQRRNSNSRIRNTSTYGGAALNKRDDQTLLDKDFPKSTQDGKQAPKLSKDCMKEEHIGAAKRMFAHALGVHSGTVPRSRDGETKKN; from the exons ATGATGACACAAG ATGGGATCTTGGAATTGGAGCCAATGAACTCTTACAACCGTCTTCTTTTGCATCGCCTTGCTGAGATATTTGG GTTTGCACATGAGTCTGTTGGTGAAGGAGATGATCGCCATTTAATTCTTGAGAAATGTCCAGACACATCCAT ACCTCCAATCCTTGTAAGCGATATCCTATGGGGTTATGATGAACCCCAATCTTTAATTACATCACATCAAATATTAAGGAGAGAAGACCCCTCCCCAG TCTTACAAACAAACAGAACCTCCTTTCCCCTGTCACTGGAAGAGAGAAAAGCGGCTTATTTGGCTGCTCGGGAGAGAATTTTCTGTGAGAGTTTGGAAGAGGTAAAAGAGCCTGGTGGACAAAAGCAGCGAAGTGTGCCTGTGGTTGCCCACCGCATGATTGCACATGCATTAGGTCGAAGAATGAACACGGAGAATCAAAATGTCTTAGCTAGTGATAGTACAAAGGACAAAATGCTCATGGATGAATTGAATGCTCGGAGAGAGAATGGCGCAGGGCCCAATCCCATGGAGAACTCGGAAGAGTCAATACCTCAAAGAAGGAACTCAAACAGTAGAATAAGAAACACTAGCACTTATGGTGGAGCTGCACTTAATAAAAGGGATGATCAAACACTGCTGGACAAAGATTtccccaaatcaactcaagatgGAAAACAAGCACCTAAGTTGAGTAAAGACTGCATGAAGGAGGAGCACATAGGAGCTGCGAAGAGAATGTTTGCTCATGCATTGGGGGTGCACTCCGGGACAGTTCCTAGAAGTAGAGATGGAGAGACAAAGAAGAATTAA
- the LOC107465856 gene encoding protein PELOTA 1 isoform X2: MKIVRKDLVRNGPGSVKMVAVDSDDLWYAYNLIAPGDSVMAVTVRKVLREAASGGREAERIKLKLEIKVEEVADYDKEGSMLRIRGKNILENEHVKIGAFHTLELELQRPFVLRKEVWDSYALEVLQQASDPGASADLAVVLMQEGLAHILLIGRSMTITRSRIETSIPRKHGPAIAGYESALNKFFENVLQAFLKHIDFNVVRCAVIASPGFTKDQFHRHLFLEAERRQLRPIIENKSRIILVHTTSGYKHSLKEVLDAPNVMNMIKDTKAAQEVRAMKDFYDMLSNVRIQPELAMELNMLRLPMND, from the exons ATGAAGATCGTTCGGAAAGACCTCGTACGTAATGGACCTGGTAGCGTTAAG ATGGTGGCAGTAGATTCGGATGATCTATGGTATGCTTATAACTTGATCGCTCCAGGTGATTCTGTCATGGCGGTTACTGTTAG GAAGGTTCTTAGAGAAGCAGCTTCTGGTGGACGGGAAGCAGAACGGATCAAGCTCAAATTGGAAATTAAAGTTGAAGAG GTTGCAGATTATGACAAAGAAGGCTCTATGTTGCGAATTCGTGGAAAGAACATATTAGAGAATGAACATGTTAAG ATAGGAGCATTCCATACTTTGGAACTCGAGCTACAGCGACCATTTGTGCTTAGAAAG GAGGTTTGGGATTCTTATGCTTTGGAGGTACTGCAGCAGGCCTCTG ATCCCGGTGCAAGTGCTGATCTAGCCGTGGTTTTGATGCAAGAAGGACTAGCCCATATCCTACTTATTGGTAGAAG TATGACTATTACCCGTTCTCGGATAGAAACCTCAATTCCTCGCAAGCATGGACCTGCTATTGCTGGTTATGAGTCA GCTTTGAATAAGTTCTTCGAAAATGTTTTACAG GCTTTCTTGAAACATATAGATTTCAATGTGGTTCGCTGCGCTGTAATTGCAAGTCCAGGATTTACAAAG GATCAGTTTCATCGTCACTTATTTTTGGAGGCAGAAAGAAGACAGCTACGTCCTATTATTGAAAACAAGTCGAGGATTATTCTTGTGCACACAACCTCGGGATACAA GCATAGTTTAAAGGAGGTTCTTGATGCTCCAAATGTCATGAATATGATTAAAGATACTAAGGCAGCACAAGAG gTTCGAGCTATGAAGGATTTTTATGACATGCTTTCAAATGTCAG GATCCAGCCCGAGCTTGCTATGGAGTTAAACATGTTGAGGTTGCCAATGAACGACTAG